One Hordeum vulgare subsp. vulgare chromosome 4H, MorexV3_pseudomolecules_assembly, whole genome shotgun sequence DNA window includes the following coding sequences:
- the LOC123446210 gene encoding transcription repressor OFP13-like, which yields MGKKGLTSIFSKLPAGADEPSPPWPWPSCRNPQTASFREEDRRRPCRTAAVGRGPGAAARLIHGGTGEMYKTVNSVYQLDYISADGSCFDDEEEEGQGVLELDDDDGFSTTTASEEWSEAVIRSLGRTSTDRFFVDPPGPASNSILALSPGKQSAEAPADEAEEKPQSEPIASTSLVEESVAVAVDSEDPYGDFRASMEEMVAAHGLRGWEALEELLVWYLRINGKHNHALIVGAFVDLLVSLAAPPASSSSAAPTTTTTATTTTMTTTSASGGSGSTASTSTSTSSSTCGCEGDVTPATATTEEEQCGGRNDASRSPASSNQSLHGNDKEEEDLVGDKAGDDLSIMRSAH from the coding sequence ATGGGCAAGAAAGGTCTCACCTCCATCTTCTCCAAGCTCCCCGCCGGCGCCGACGAGCCTTCTCCGCCCTGGCCGTGGCCTTCGTGCCGGAATCCACAGACCGCCTCCTTCCGCGAGGAAGACCGTCGCCGGCCCTGCAGAACCGCCGCTGTCGGCAGGGGCCCCGGGGCGGCCGCGAGGCTCATCCACGGCGGCACCGGGGAAATGTACAAGACGGTCAACTCCGTCTACCAGCTCGACTACATCTCCGCCGACGGCTCCTGcttcgacgacgaggaggaggaggggcagggCGTGCTGGAGCTGGATGACGATGATGGTTTCTCGACGACGACCGCGTCGGAGGAGTGGTCGGAGGCGGTGATCCGCAGCCTCGGCCGCACGTCCACCGACCGCTTCTTCGTCGACCCCCCGGGCCCGGCGTCCAACTCCATCTTGGCGCTGTCGCCGGGGAAGCAGTCGGCGGAAGCACCAGCGGATGAGGCCGAGGAGAAGCCGCAGTCGGAGCCGATTGCGTCGACGTCGCTGGTGGAGGAGagcgtggcggtggcggtggactcGGAGGACCCGTACGGGGACTTCCGGGCCTCCATGGAGGAGATGGTGGCAGCGCACGGGCTGCGCGGCTGGGAAGCGCTGGAGGAGCTCCTCGTTTGGTACCTACGGATCAACGGCAAGCACAACCACGCACTCATCGTCGGCGCCTTCGTCGACCTCCTGGTcagcctcgccgcgccgccggcgTCGTCCTCTTCCGCCGcaccaaccaccaccaccacagcgacgacgacgacgatgacgaccaccagcgccagcggcggcagcgggagcACCGCCAGTACCAGCACCAGCACGTCGAGCAGCACATGTGGCTGCGAAGGCGACGTCACGCCCGCCACAGCAACGACAGAGGAAGAACAATGCGGCGGCCGGAACGACGCCTCGCGCTCGCCTGCCTCATCAAACCAGAGCCTGCATGGCaacgacaaggaggaggaggacctcgTCGGCGACAAGGCAGGTGACGATCTTAGCATCATGAGGAGTGCACATTAG